Proteins from one Coffea arabica cultivar ET-39 chromosome 8c, Coffea Arabica ET-39 HiFi, whole genome shotgun sequence genomic window:
- the LOC113706125 gene encoding putative UPF0481 protein At3g02645, producing the protein MEHSYSSATVPLSSSARGWVDRISSIFRNEIAVDIDHLPPVSVFEVPKTLSLQKPDAYTPQLIAMGPYHHLRPELYQMERYKLAAIKEISTPEQISNFQRIVINRLKEIDPSIRACYNKFMDYDQDTLAWIVAIDGCFFLHILHSYLVQDETTDRRLLDNTIVTADIMMLENQIPFVLLKEVRKSLQVSPKSNDQGEEDDIELISMLFQFCEAQSPVKFSIDKTNQVRYHRPLHLLDMMYHMIVNVPGCVVSGSLENSPIQLVPTFTEFRNSSTSSYSSSSTDNEDPDVAHNNLEALLDLVETIGPTRIQHVLRPVKVVSSIPWSTISGLYRKSDLGTGEQNSGHGEIAIPSVSHLWRYAKVQCKPFIGSIKEIKFVEEEDALYLPVMNLNASSEVITRNLVAYEAAMYNSTLEFARYVNLMNGIIDTAEDVKLLKQNGVIKGALTDGEIADQFNGMKRCYAGSDHKSNIEVAVEKVNKFYGKKLLVRTVRGLKKNLYASWKCLALVSTGALLVVLSLQTFCEFYQCHKLWNFHQES; encoded by the coding sequence ATGGAACATTCATACTCATCAGCCACAGTTCCCTTGAGCTCTAGCGCCAGGGGCTGGGTTGATCGAATCAGCAGCATCTTCAGGAATGAAATTGCCGTCGACATCGATCATCTCCCTCCCGTTTCTGTTTTTGAAGTCCCCAAAACGCTCAGCCTTCAAAAACCCGATGCTTACACTCCTCAGCTCATAGCCATGGGGCCGTACCATCATTTACGCCCCGAGCTCTATCAGATGGAGAGGTACAAGCTCGCTGCCATCAAAGAGATCTCAACCCCAGAGCAGATTTCCAATTTCCAACGTATTGTGATCAACAGGTTGAAGGAGATAGATCCCTCTATCCGGGCTTGTTACAATAAGTTCATGGACTATGATCAAGATACGTTGGCGTGGATCGTAGCAATAGACGGTTGTTTCTTTCTCCACATCTTGCATTCTTATCTTGTGCAAGATGAGACCACGGACAGGAGATTGTTGGATAACACTATTGTCACGGCAGATATCATGATGCTTGAGAATCAAATCCCATTTGTCCTGTTGAAAGAGGTTCGCAAGTCTCTTCAAGTCTCTCCTAAGTCTAATGATCAGGGGGAAGAAGATGATATCGAGTTGATCTCTatgttatttcaattttgtgAAGCACAATCTCCTGTTAAGTTCTCTATTGATAAGACCAACCAAGTCCGTTACCATAGACCGCTGCATTTGTTAGATATGATGTATCATATGATTGTTAATGTCCCAGGTTGTGTTGTGTCCGGATCCTTAGAAAATAGTCCCATTCAACTCGTGCCAACTTTTACAGAATTCAGGAACTCATCGACCTCTTCATACTCGTCCTCCTCGACTGATAATGAAGATCCAGACGTGGCTCACAATAATTTGGAAGCACTCTTGGACTTGGTGGAGACGATTGGTCCTACGCGTATCCAGCACGTTCTTAGGCCTGTTAAGGTTGTCTCGAGTATTCCATGGTCAACTATTTCTGGGCTGTACAGAAAAAGCGACCTGGGTACTGGAGAGCAAAATTCAGGACACGGTGAAATCGCAATTCCGTCGGTATCTCATCTCTGGCGCTATGCTAAAGTCCAATGCAAACCCTTCATTGGGAGCATTAAAGAAATCAAGTTCGTGGAAGAGGAAGACGCTTTGTACCTTCCTGTAATGAATTTGAACGCGAGCTCAGAAGTGATAACGAGGAATCTGGTGGCTTACGAGGCTGCTATGTATAATTCAACCCTTGAATTTGCTCGATACGTCAACCTCATGAATGGGATTATAGACACTGCAGAAGACGTGAAGCTGCTGAAGCAAAATGGGGTGATCAAAGGGGCTCTCACGGATGGTGAAATTGCTGATCAATTCAATGGTATGAAGAGATGTTATGCCGGCTCAGATCACAAGTCTAACATCGAGGTTGCCGTTGAGAAAGTTAACAAATTCTACGGCAAGAAGCTTTTGGTCAGGACGGTTAGAGGGTTGAAGAAGAATTTGTATGCTTCATGGAAATGTCTGGCCCTGGTTTCCACTGGCGCGCTGCTGGTCGTGCTTAGCCTGCAGACCTTCTGCGAGTTCTATCAATGCCACAAACTCTGGAACTTCCACCAGGAATCGTAA